A single window of Salmo salar chromosome ssa21, Ssal_v3.1, whole genome shotgun sequence DNA harbors:
- the LOC106582238 gene encoding guanylate-binding protein 1-like, with protein sequence MLLLSSTLVYNSRGTIDNQAVENLQYVSELTERIKVNSSSAASSSHDDEEGGDAQFVQFFPNFVWAIRDFTLLLEIDGRNVTEDEYLEHSLELRKGGGKKNLMYNLPRQCIRNYFPSRKCFVFPTPTTPANMPHLNSMDEADLCGTFRKVADTFCRFIFQESRTKTVKGGHKVTGRMLGHLVNTYVETIAKGSVPCLENAVLAMAQIENQAAVDEGQVVYQRGMEEVKALFPVAMGQISAHHLRSDHQATQAFMKRSFKDENGDFLKALAVAIAKHYADLLNQNEDASEKKCASLLEKLSAPMAQKIKEGIYATPGGYELYCIHHDNMVAQYWAEPDKGVRAEEILEQFLREKKEKERSAVLEQEKKAAEEKRLEMERTMENAAARLENDRRSKDEKLKQMEEKMKEEMKQEERDFHRALECKMQKQKDLLEKGHKEKADLMRQEIEEFKKSNKPVKEGGGFLESTVMPVLRFGLDTANTFFQYKLMRGGFMK encoded by the exons ATGTTGCTGTTAAGCAGTACTCTGGTCTACAACAGTCGAGGGACCATCGACAATCAAGCCGTGGAGAATCTCCA ATATGTGAGTGAGCTGACAGAGCGGATCAAGGTGAATTCTTCCAGTGCAGCTTCATCCTCTCATGATGACGAGGAAGGAGGGGACGCCCAGTTTGTGCAGTTCTTTCCGAATTTTGTGTGGGCCATCAGAGATTTCACTCTACTACTCGAGATCGACGGTAGAAACGTCACCGAagatgagtatctggagcattccCTGGAACTCAGAAAAG GTGGGGGTAAAAAGAACCTGATGTACAACCTCCCACGACAGTGCATCCGGAACTACTTCCCCTCGCGCAAGTGCTTTGTATTCCCCACCCCTACAACTCCTGCCAACATGCCCCATCTGAATTCCATGGACGAGGCTGACCTCTGTGGAACCTTCCGAAAGGTTGCAGATACTTTCTGCCGCTTCATTTTCCAGGAGAGCCGTACAAAAACTGTCAAAGGGGGCCACAAAGTTACCGGGAGAA TGCTCGGCCACTTGGTTAACACCTATGTGGAGACCATAGCCAAAGGCTCTGTGCCCTGTCTGGAGAATGCAGTGCTGGCCATGGCTCAAATTGAGAACCAGGCTGCTGTGGATGAGGGCCAGGTAGTATACCAGAGGGGCATGGAGGAGGTGAAGGCCTTATTCCCTGTGGCCATGGGTCAGATTTCAGCTCATCACCTCCGCTCAGACCACCAGGCCACGCAGGCTTTCATGAAACGATCCTTCAAAGACGAAAATGGGGATTTCTTGAAAGCGTTGGCG GTGGCCATTGCAAAGCACTACGCTGACCTTCTCAACCAGAACGAGGATGCCTCAGAGAAGAAGTGTGCGTCCCTTCTGGAGAAGCTGTCTGCTCCGATGGCCCAGAAGATTAAGGAGGGGATCTACGCTACACCTGGGGGATATGAGCTTTACTGCATTCACCATGACAACATGGTGGCACAATACTGGGCCGAGCCTGATAAAGGAGTTAGG GCTGAGGAGATTCTTGAGCAGTTCCTGAGGGAGAAGA aggagaaggagagatcaGCTGTGTTGGAGCAGGAGAAGAAGGCTGCTGAAGAGAAACGGTTGGAGATGGAGCGCACCATggagaacgccgcagcccgtctg gaGAACGATCGCAGAAGCAAAGACGAGAAGTTGAAGCAGATGGAAGAGAAGATGAAGGAGGAGATGAAGCAAGAGGAACGGGACTTCCACAGGGCCTTGGAGTGCAAGATGCAGAAGCAGAAGGATCTGCTGGAGAAGGGCCACAAGGAGAAGGCTGACTTAATGAGACAGGAGATAGAGGAGTTCAAGAAGAGCAACAAACCTGTGAAGGAAGGAGGTGGTTTCCTTGAGTCTACAGTTATGCCTGTTCTTCGATTTGGATTGGACACTGCCAACACTTTCTTTCAATATAAGCTCATGAGGGGAGGTTTTATGAAGTAG